CATGGAATCCGGGGCTCAGCGAGGAGATTCCTGCCGGAGCTGCACAGGGCTCGGCAGAGGGCAGCGGAGAGTGGGACCCCTCTCCTGGGCACTGAGGGGTCATGCCTGGCCCTCCGTCCCCTCTGACTCTGGGTCCAGGGCACTCGCTTAGAAGCTGAGAGGTCCAGGCCTCTGGCTAGGGTCTGTGCAGGCCACCTTTGGGTCCTCAGCCTACCACTCACACTCTTTGACGTGGTGGCTACAAGGTGCCCCTTAGCCCCAGACTCAGGGAGGCACCCCGTTCCCGACTCTCTCCACCCTCTGCTGGGCCAGGCcgggtgggctgggggtggggaaggcagcCAGGCCCTCTAAGGGCCCCTCCCTGGGCTGCAGTGGGGCCCTGCTGGAGTGGATACCAGGTCTCAGCCTCGTGCCCCAGAGGGACCCCAgcttctgccccctccccacatccAGTGGCTTTAGGAATGAGCTCTCTGGATGAGCGAGTCCAGTATGAGAGGGAGGGACCAGGTAagggccctgggggaggggctggggtcccAGCCTGGGCTCCCCAGGTCCAGGGCTCCCTGAAGGAAGGCAGGGCAGACGGGCTTGGCCCAGAGCTGGCACCCAGCAGTCTCCAGGGAGGCGGTTCAGACCCAGAGCTGGCGCGGGGGTGGGGCCCTGCAAAAAGGGTCGGTCCACCAGGTTTGTTCCTGGGCCGGCGCCTAGCATGGGGGACACTGGCTGGCGGGAGGGGGCCCCCTAGGGCGGGACTCTGCCTGGCCAGGAGCGCAGAGAGCCCGTGTCCCTGTCCTCCAGGCAGTTCGCCAGGCCCCTGCTCGCTTCCCCGGACAAGCTGTCCTGCCTCAGCTTCGGCCTCCCCCTGGGAGCGCTGCCTCCTCTGAGGTAGGGGCATTAAAGGCACAGCCCCCAGGCCAGCCAgctcccagggccgggggagtgGGCCCCCTCCGTGGGTCAGAGCCCTCCATCCAGCCCCAGCCCCCCCACCAGAGGGGCACACGTGACAAGGAGGCGAAGGTGGAACACAGACGATGAAATGAGCATGGTGGGGCGGGATGGACGGGGGCCGCTCGGCCTCTAGGACCCCACACACAAGCACAGACAGCTGGCCACGGGGGCCCTGAGAAGGGGGCTCTGGGCTGGACCCTGCGCTCCCCAGGCCCCACACGGCCTCGCGGTCAGCTGGCATCTCCTGCCGCAAACCCGCGCCGCATGCCCTCCCTGACACGCTGCTCACCGATCATGCACGAGCCCCAGGGCTCACCCGCACCCACGCAgccacagccccctccccaccagggcCCAGCCCTGCTGACCCGCAGGCTCCCGGGCCTCCAGCGCTGCAGGCCTGGGCAACGCCAGCCCCTGTGTGCCCCCTCTAGGACCACTGGGCGACCCCTGCTTCGCCTGGACCTCAGGCCCCCATGTCCTGCCCGTCTAGGGGAGGGTGGGTGGCAGACAGCCCCTCACATCAGCCAGAGAGGGTACCAGAGTGGGTACCACCCCCCGCCCTGGAGGATGCTCTCTGGGGGACCCCAAGGGCGCAGGGCCCCGGCAGGACCTCGGTCACTCCAGAGGAGCCCGCTCTCGCTGGCCAGGGGCCGAGCTGCCCCGTGTCCAGCTGCTCAGCTGGGTGCTGGGCCCGCATGGCCTGTCCAGGGCCGGGAGGCAGCTGCTGGATGTATGGGTGGGCGCAGGGCGCCCTCCTCGGGCCGGCCTGGCTCTCGCAGAGGACCTGCCcacagccccctccctgccccggcGGTGGGGCCGGACACCTTACCTGCCAGCGTCAGAGGCTACTCTCGTAGCTGGTGGCCACCTTCTGGCCCTTAAGCCCAGCACCCCAGCTTAGTCCTGGAGCTGGCGGGGGGGGTTCTACAGTGGACAAGAGGCGCCTTTCAGTGTGGCGTGCGGCCCTACCTCCCTGGTGTGCAGAGACGCCGCTATGCGGGAGCGCCCTGCTCCCTGGGGGCGCGTGGCTGCGGGCCAGGCGGCTCGCAGAGGGGCCGCACCCCGTCCCCAGCCCTCGGGCCGCCGAGCCGGGCCCCTCCCTCACCTGACAAGTGCTGGGCAGAGGGTTGCTCGTGTGTGCTCAGCAGCTGGGCCTGAATGGTCTCCACGACCCTCTTGAAGCGGCGGCTTGGGCCTGGGGGAGACAGGGCGGGTGAGGGGCAGGGCCAGCGGGGACCCCCACGCTGCAGCCCCGCGCCCAGGGGGCAGCCCCGGGCCTCCCCAGCGGCTCACCAGACAGGAGCGTGAACGTGACCGAGTAGATGCCGTTCTCCTTCTGCGCGGCCCCGCCCTCTGTGTACGTGATGTCCACCTGGAACTTGACCGGCTTCTGGAACACAGCCGGGCCCCCCGTCGCCTTGTACTCGGCCCGGAAGCTCGTCTGGGAGATGACGCTGTGGCTGAGGCTGGGGATCTGTGGGCGCAGGCCGCGTGAGTGCGACCTCCCCTCGTGGAGCCGCCCGCCCCCCGGCCCCCAGGCCCCAGCAGCGGGGGCTTTCTGCCTCAGGCAGGTGGACCCCGACACAGGGCAGAAAGCAGGGCTCAAGCggtgggaggggagaggccaGGCCAGAGCTTGGGCCGCGTGTAGGGGACACGACCCCCAGGGTCAAGGCCCGGCTCTGCTGGACGCAGGCCTGTGGCTCTGGTCAGGCTGAGCAGCCTCTGCACGGAGGGGCACGGGGCTGCAGGAGGCAGGCAGCGGGCACACAGGACAGGGTGCCAGGCTCCCGGGGACAGTCTCGAGGCCCCAGGCGAATCCCCCAGACCTGCAGAGCCCCCCGCCCCACGACGAGGCCGCAGGCCCCTCCTCAGAGTGGCTGTGCATCACCCCACCTCAGTGAGGGGTCCCTGGAGGCACCCCCACACCTGGCCTGGGCCCTCCCCAGGGGACACCCGTCTCCCGCCcccctggccctgcccaggccggGGTCCCAGGGTCAGGGACCTCATGGCGAGAGGCTCACCGACAGGAAGGCGTGGACGATGTCGGCTTTGATGGAGCTCAGCGGCTTGTCCTTGATGACCACGAAAATCTGCTCCTCCTTCTCCAGGCTGATGAAGTTCCCGAACCAGGACTTCTTGGCGAGCCTGGGTGCGGGCAGACGGCTGGTCAGCTCAGGGCATGCCAGCCAAGCTGAGCGCTGGCCTGTCCACCCCCCGGGCTGCAGGCAGCTTGCTGTCATAACTGGACCCCTTCCCTGGCCCCACCATCCTGACCCTCAGCCCACAGCCCTGACCCCCACCATCCTGACCCTCACCCCACAGCCCTGAACCCCACCATCCTCTGACCTCTGACCCCATCATCCTGATCCTCAGCCCACAGCTCCAGCTTTGACCTCATCACGGTGACCGTGACCCCACAGCCCTGACCCCATCCTGACCCTGACCCCTACCCCAGCCGTGACTGTGACCCCACAGTCCTGACCCCCCCATCCTGATCCTGATCTCTGACTCCATTATCGTGACCCTCACCCCACAGCCCGTGCCTTGACCCCATCACAGTGACCATGACCACACAGCTCTGACCCCCCATCCTGACCCTGACCTCTGACCCCATCCTGACCCTCATCCCACAGCCCGTGCCTTGACCCCATCATGATGACTGTGACCCCACAGCTCTGACCCCACCCATCCTGACCCCCATCCCAGCCGTGACTGTGACCCCATCTGGACTCCACTATCCTGAGTGACTCCCCACCCTAACCGTCCCTCCATCCTGACCCTGACCAGCCCCGCCCCGAGGCCCGCAGCCCTCAAGGTGGTCCTGCGGCCACCCCCTCCCGCCTGGGTGTGGGCAGCACCCGCTGACACCCCgtcaggaggggaggaggggagagtggGGGGCGCCCTGCCCTTGAGCACACCTCGACCCTAGCCTTGCGTTACGCTGCTATTTGAGGGTGACTTGTGGAGCGGCCTCCCTGCAGCTCCCAGGGAGAGGTGCCCATCGGGGGCTGTGTGGGTGGGGCAGGCGGGGGACCCTGTGCATATCtgcctggggtgggggacagggacgGGGGCAGAGATGGGGGCTGGGGCCCGGATGCCACCTGCCCTCCCTCTGTGCCCGGGGGCTGGTGCCTGCCGCCCCACCCAGATCACTCCTGGAACACGGAGCTCGCTCAGACCCCAGGGGGCTGAGCTGCTgcgtggggcagggcaggggccacCCCAGGGACCCAGGGCAGCAGCACCCTCTCGCACGAGAGCCTGCACCTCACAGGCACCCAGCCTGCCCTGCCCATCGTCCCCTGTCCCTCTGCCGCGTCCGAGGCCCCCCTCTGGGCTGGGCCGCCCCCTCAGCGCACACGTCCTGCCTCCCACATTCAGCCCATGCGGGCCTCTCCCACGGTGGACGAGGCTGGGACTCGCTTCTGAGCAGGAGGGCAGCGGGCCTCTCCCCCGAGATCAGGCTCTGAAAGGCCGGCCTCCCCCTGGCCAGGGGCCTCCACCTTATGTGGACAAACTGACACGGTTAGACACAGCAGGACAGATGGACGGGATGGGGAGGCCTGTGCAGTCAGGAGCCTGAATCCTGCTGGTGACCAGCTGAGCTTGGAGGTGGACGGAGCCCTGGATGGGCCTTGAGATGACCATCACTGACCAACGCTGTGGAGCGGGGCCTGACCCCGAGGCTGGCGGGTGGACGAGAGCTGGTGGGAGCGCCTGCCCGACGCCAGGAGCTCAGCCGCGGACACAGCCAGGGCTCCACAAGCAGGGGCCCCGCCCAGGCCAGTACTGCTCGGGTGGCGCTGGCAGCGTGAGCAGGTCTGCAGCTCGCAGGGCGTCCTCCTGTGCGTCTCCCCTTTCTCTTGCCCGTTTCCGGAGCTGGCTCTGGGGCCCGTGGCAACGCTGTGGCGGCAGGCAGCCTGCCCACAAAGGCCGTGTCCACTTGTGGGGCCGGAGCCGGCCTCTGGGTGTGGCCTCCGAGGCAGAGACCTGCCCTTCCCGGCCCCAGGCGATCGCCGGCCACTTTCGCCTCCTTTCGCACACCCTGCTGGCTCTGCAGCTGTCGGCACGTCCAGAGTTCCGTGGGCCTCAAGTTCAGACAAGGGCCAGGAGGTGGCTCTGGAGCCCGCGGTGGGGGCCAGCGCCCCGTCTCCCTCGATGACAAGACTGAGTAACGGGAGCGCTCAGCTGTGCACTCAGCGCCGGGTCTGACAGCAGCCTGAGGGGCTGGGAAGGCCTGTGTGGTTCAGTTCGGGCCCGGCTGGGCCTGTTGGTGAAGGCGTGTTGTCTGATAGCAGCTCTTACACGTGCTGACGCGGACTCAGCCTCACCCGCTGGGGGAAGGCGCTGAGAGCAAAGGCTGGGCCTCCCGGAGGAGACAGAGCTCCCGGCCCGAGATGAGGTGCCGGCCTGGTTCCCGCCCCTGGAGCTGAGAGCCTGGGCCATCGTGCAGGCCGGGTGTGAATGCTGCGTACACACGACGGACCGAGGCTGCGACCACGTGGAGGCGATGTCTCCCGGCCGGAGACCACAACCTCATGAGGAGCGGGTGCCGGGGACGCCCCTGACCCCAGGGCCACCCGTCTGCTCCCCCGTCAGCCACACCCactgggtggggggcaggtgcCAGCCAGGGCCCTTGAGGGGGGACCAGGCCTCCAGGTCTTGAGAGTGGGCGCGAGGCTGTGGGCCGCCTGCACGGTGCTGTCTGCTGCTCTGCGTAgacttttttttaagcttttctagAAAACCTAACAAGTTACAAACGTGGTTGCCAGAGCTGCTGATGACGGCAGGAAATCCTGACCGAAGGGACACCAACGGGGGGTCCCAGAGGCCCCGAGGCCCTGCATCTGGGGCTGGTGGCCCTCCGGCTCCACCCCGGCACTGTGTCCACAGGCCCACGTGGGGTCTCGATGCTGTGGTGACAAAGCTTCTCCTGCAGTGAGGTCACGGCGACCCTGCCCATGGCCACGCCACAGGTCTCGTTCACACAGTGAAGGGAGAAGAGGCTGGGGCCTCTTGGGGGTCTGGGCCCCAGACACAGGGACTTGTGTCCAGACGTCCAGCGCAGCACTGCCTCCCTGTCGCCTCAAGGCCGCGCTTCCGCCTCTCGTGGGACCGTGGGCGGAGGCCCTTCCTACAGGCACCTCACAGCTGGCCCCCAGGGGCTCGGGGCCCGCCAGCCTCCCCGCGTGGAGCCCGTGGCTCGCAGCAGGAGCGGATGGTCACTCTGAAGCGCGGCTGTGCCGTCCCTGCCACCCACACTCCCTGTCCCCTGAGCTGCGGCTTCGGAGCAGACCTGGGCAAGGCCGTGTCACCGCCCTGGCCCCGCACCTGCCCTGGCACTCAAAGGTGGAGACACAGGCAGCCCCAGCACCCTAGTGACCCTGGCCTGACACCCAGGGTCCATCCCGGATGCCCACACACTCCACGTCCAGGCAGCGGGAAGGAGCCAGCAGCGCACACTCGAGCTTGAGCAGGGCCACTTACTCTGGGGACGACTCCGGGGTCAGGTTGGACATCTCCTCGGGCGTCGGAACTGCACACGAGACAGGGAGAGAGCGCGGTgaccgccccgccccgcccccagcaaGGCCGCGGGCACAGGGAGCTGTCCGGTCTCCTGGTGCTGAAACCAGGCTTTGCCTTCTCTGGCCTCCAAAGGGCCCTGCTGTCTCCAGGAGGTGGCCACGCCCCCCATGCCCTGCCCGTTGACACGGTGCGGCTGGTGTGCTCTGCTGGCCAGGATGGACAGGGCCTCCGCCCCCCCCACTCTCCCGAGCCcccccccctccctcctgagctcCCCCCACCGGCCCCCTGCTGTGTCTGGCCACTCTCACCTTGCAGTTTCCGGCGGTGGAAGCGGGGCGACCCCAGGAAGCTGTTCTTGATGGAGTTGAGCCGCGTCCTCCAGGGCACCCCTCCCACGCTGGGGCTGGACGGCGGCGTGGGGTTGGGCGTGCCCGCCGGGCTCTCCTTGGGCGTGTGCACAGGCGTCCCCTTGGGGGTAGGGAGGGGACTGCCCCTCGGAGAGGGGTGAGGGGTCACCTGTATAGTGGGGACAGATTTGGTGTTCGGTTCAGTCCCGGGGGTTGGGAGCCGGGCAGGCGATGGCAGGGTGGGTGGGCCCGGGGGCAGGGCCGGCTCGGGGCTGAGGCCCCCTGGGACAAGGGGCTGGGCCTGGGTGCCAGCCGGGAGTGGGTTGGACTTGGTGCCCTGCAGCGGCTTGTCGGTCAGCTTGGCCTTGCTCGGCAAGGTCTGGGTCTTGGGGTTGGGCCGCGGGGCGGCCTGTGGAGGGAGGAGGTGTCCGGGCCGGGAGGCGCTCCGGCAAGCTTCAGGCTCCGCGGAGGTGGCCGAGGGGCAGGCCACAAAGGGGAGctcggggggcgggggaggcaggACGAACTTTCTAATAGGCTACAGGGCAGGCAGGAGCCACAGGGGAGAGCAGGGGGCCCCCCAGAGCCCAGCGCATGCCCCGCccccgcaggccccgcccccgcaggccccgcccccggcaAGTACACACAGCACGAGGAGGAccccaggcaggagaagggggcaggcgGGTGGGGGAGCATTCGCCACAAAAGAAACCGACAAacgagaaaacaaaacagaaaacgtGCCGTTAGCAGAGCAGCCGGAGCCCCCAGAGCAGCAGGCAGGATGGGGGTCCACCCGACCGCCCCCCGCCCTGGGGGCGCCCTGCTGGGCGGGGTCACTCACCCGGGGGCTGCTGAGCGGGCTGGTGGACAGGCCCGAGGAGGCCCCACTGATGGACCTGGACCTGGGGACACAGGCGCGCAGGCGGCTCAGACGGGGTGCTCCCAGCGCCTCACCCCTCAGGCGGCCCCGGCCCAGCGCAGGCCTGGCAGTGCCCAGGGCGGGCCTGCCGTGCCCCCCGCCTCGCACCAGGCCCAGGAGGGCCCGGGCCCCTGGGGGTCATCAGAGCCCCAGGGTGCAGCCGGCGGCCTGGGGGCTCCTCTTCCCCCCACGCAAAAGCTGCCCCACATCCGAGGCCCAAAGCCCCAGGCCCAGAGGGCAGAGAGGGGCCCTCAGCACGGCTCTCGAGCCTGATGAGCAGAGGGATGTGGGAGGCGAGGCTCCCAGGGCCCCCTCTCCACACACCCATTGACCCGAGCCCAGCTGAACCTCCAGGCTGAGCTGTCGCAGACCCAGAGTCCTGCACTCTGCCGAGCGCCTCACCCCCTGGCGCCTGGGCACCAGCCCAGCCCCTCCATGCCCACAGCCCACCCGTGTGGCCAAGAGCCGCCCACCGCCCCCTCCTCGTTTGCACGGCGCCTGTGACGGCCGTCAGCAGGGACGTGGACTCTGTCCACCCCAGCCCCGTGTGGCCTGCAGACTAGGCCTGGGCACGACCACAGAGAGGTCACTGGCCAGCACACCCGGCAGAGACCACTGCGGCCACTGCCCCCTCGGGGCAGGAACTGGACACCTCTCGGGTTAGGGCCGGGCCTGCCGGGCCTTGCTCCACCACCCACGTGGCCTTGAGGGAAAGGAGACGCCCGCTCACCCCTGGGCGCCGGCACCGGCCATCCTTAGAGGAAGGAAACCGGAGGGGTCGAGACAGCCACAGGAGAGAAGAGGACAGAACAGAGTGAAGGGCGGCCACACCGCCCGCCCGGCCACACCGCCCTCGCCGCAGCCAGCCCCTGGGCCTCAGGGAAGAGCCGGGCCCCGCTGGCCAGGCCCCCGGCACCCATGGGCTGGAGCCCCACGGCGACGACCCTCCGACCCGACACAGCCACGGAGCCGGCACCTTGCCCTCGGCAGCCCCAACCCAGTCCGCCCATGTCCGCCGGGCAGGGCCCGAAGCCCTCAGACGTGAGAATGGAGCGCGCACTGGCGGTCCCAGCGGGGGCCCACCCTGCACCACGGCCGGCAGGGGCAGCAGCTGCGAGCTTGCCGCTCAGCATGAAGGAAGCAGAGAAGCAGCGGCAGAGAGACGGGGCCGCGTCCACGCCCTGCTGTCTAAGCCTGGAAGCTGAGCTGCGGGAAGGGCACGCCAGTGCAGAGCAGccggggtgggagggggcacGGAGGGGGAGCCGGGGGGCCCGGGGCCAAGCGAGGCCCCGCCATGGGCGCTGCCGGGCAGCGGGCCCTGCAGGCGGGGCGCCGGGGGCCTGGATGGCTGGGTGGCGTGCAGGGCCTCCTGGGACCCGCACAGTCCCTGCTCCTTCCTGGGGAGCTTGCAGCGCCCGGGGCCACCACCTCCACTCTGGTCCGTGTGGACAGCCGGGCGGCCCCCGGACACAGGCCAGTGTGGAGTGGGGAAGGGGAGCCAAACAGGCCCAGAGGCCCGCTGACCACAGCCGAGGACAGCCCAGGGCCTGGGGTGGGCAGAGCCCGGGTCTTCTGGCCCTCCTAGGGGGCCGCGTTCCTCCTCCTGGGCGTCAGCCTCAGCTGACCAGCCCTCCCCCCGGCTCACGGGAAGGCTCCCTCGCCAGAGGCGGGTGGCCACCCgaggcccagccctgcccccaggccCGCCGCTGTCtgtggggctggggcgggggatGGGGGGGGCAGGGTGTATACCTGTCTTCTTTGCTGAATTGGGGGTGGGCTTCAGCGATATCCAGGCTTTTACTGAACATTGCTTTACTACAGCAGGAACAAAGTGAGAAAACAGAGTTACTGCCGCGGCCCCGCCAGGCGGCCCAGGAGGCCGGCCCTCCACACCTCCGAGCTGGGCACAGCCCGCCGGCCGAGGCCAGGCGCACAGGAGGGCCGGCCAGGCAGGCGCAGCACAGCCGGCGGCCTGATGGGCAGGGCGGCCTTAGGGGACACCTGGTGCCGCCCCAGGGGTGCGGCCTGTCACCTCAACAAGGGCCCAAGCCAGGGGGGGCAGCCTCTGAGATGGAGCAGAAAGTGCGGGGGGTGAGGAGGGTCGGCTTTCCAGGGAGTGACCGCTGGGATGGCTGACCCCTGACCCTGCCCCAGCCCCCCGCGCCCTGAGGCACGCGGGCCTGAAAGGCAGAGTGGAAGCCAGGACGGCCGAAGGTGGGGTGTACAGGGCGGGGGGAGGCTGGCGAGCCCCCAGCCTGCCCGCAGCTGTGGAGCCGGAAGCCAGTGCAAGGCTCAGGAAGGACGGCGCCTCCAGGAGAGGTGCCCCGCCAAGCAGGaccttcctcctgctcctccccgccccccaccctgggGCAGGAGGCCGCGAGCAGTGGACCACGGTGGCCGGCAGACCTGGAGAGGGCCCCAGAGGCTGGGACGCCAGAGGCTGGGACGCcagaggctgggggctgggaccGCCGGGGGTGGGGCCGTGGCTGATGGGTCGATGGCCTGTTTAATCCTGACGGCGGCCCGCAGCCTGCAGTTCCTCAGAGGCCCGGCTGGCCCCAGCGCCGAGCACCCAGCTGACCGGTGTGGCCGGGGCTCCAGAGGTGACACCTCCCGCGAAGCCTCCGCCCCGGGGCCTCCCCGAGGGCTGAAGGCCCTACCTGGGCAGGGAGGCTTGGTCTCGCCCAGCATCCCGGGAACAGCAGAGGCTCTGCAGGGCCCTGATGCTCACCCCTCCTCGGGGGGCCCAGACTCCCCACCCCAAGATTCCACATCCCTGACCCCTGCCTGGCCACAGCTGACCCAAACACGGGCTCAGCATCAATCGGCGTTAAGCCTCCTGGGCTGCGGCTCTGAACACAGCTGACCTCCGCCCAGCCCTGCCCGGCCCTGCCCAGTCTAATCCACTCCAGCCCAGCTCTGTCCAGGATGGCCTCACCCAACCCAGCCTGACCCAGGCCAACCAAGCAAAGCCCTGCCCCTCTCAGCCCAACCCAGCCCAGTCTGCCGGGGCGCAGAGTTCAGCCCAGATCACCTTATTCCAGCTCAGCCAGCCCAGTCCAGCTCAGCTCAGCCAGCCAGCCCAGCCCAGTGCAGCCAGTGCAGCCCATGCAGGCCCCCCCTACCCCGACACCTCCCCAGGCACAGCTCAGCGCAGTGCCACGCAGCAGcctcagcccagccccagggCGGGGTGCAGAGAGGAGCCAGGCCCGGCCCCGCGCCGCCGGGCCGGGGCGGCAGGAGGCACGCACCTCTGGCCGTGCTGGGCCATCTCCAGGGCCCGCCGTGCAGGCACGGGGGAGCCGCCGTCCGTGACGCTCAGCACCTCCATGGACTTCCGCTCGGGCCGCCGCTTGCCGTGCCGGTTGAGCATCGGGGAGTCCACACGCTTCCGGGGCGGGTCTGCGTGCAGAGCGGGGTCAGGGCCGGCAGTCCGCAGGGGCGGGCGGGCGGCCCCGGGACCCCGTACCTATCTCGTTCCTGGGCGGCAGGTCCTCATCCTCGTGGCTCGGGTACCTCTCTTTCCGGTCCAGGAGGAGGAAGTAGATCATCTTCTCCTGATTCTCCCTGCAGAGGGTGAGAGGCGCCGGGAGGCTGGATGGGGTCCCCGCAGGCTGGCGCCCCCGCCCCCGGGCAGGCCCCCGGACGCACTCCTCGGACAGCAGGTCCTGCAGCAACTTGTTGCGGTCCCGGAAGCAGCCGAGCGAGTGCATGCTGTCCAGCACGTCGGGGTCGATGTCCTCCAGGCTGGGCAGGGAGCGGATCTGCACCTTGCGAGGGACAGGCTGCTCCGGCTCCGGCTCGTTCTTGCCTCCTCTGCGGGGACAGGGCCCGGTCACTCCCTCCGGCAGCACCCGAGGCTCCTCGCCCGCTCCCCGCCCTGGGCCTGAGTCCTGCTGCTCTCCCTGCGCCCGGCCCCTGCACATCTCCTGCGTCCTGCCTGTGCCCAGCACGGGCTGGCCAGGGTCCCCGAGAGCTGGCCCGGGCGCCCGAGGCTGGAGGCAGGCCTGCGCTGGGCCGGGCCCTCCCCCCGCCGTCCCTAGCGGGCCCTTCGGGCCACAGAGGCAGGCAAAGCGGGCGCTGCGGGCAGGAAAAGCTACTTACATATACCATATGTGTTTCTGAATGTGCTCTAGctacaaagaaagagaaacagggaGTTAGTGCGAGGAAGGAGCGAGGCCGCGTTAGGGGCCAGGGGAGCAGGAGCGGAGGGGCGGGGCTGGAGGCCGAGCGAGCAGTGAGACAGACAGCGGGGAAGGAGCGGGCGGAGACAGGTGTGGAGCCGGGGGCGGGAGGGAGCGCGGGGCCGGCGGGGGCTCCCGGGCTCACGGCAAGGGGCCATCCCAGACGCCTGGCTAGTGCCCTGACCCTACCTACCCACGGGGGAGAGGACAGGCCTCCCGGAGACGGCGGGGAGCTAGGGGCAGCGGGGCTGCAAGCAGGGGTAAGGCGCTGCGGGGTGGGCAGCAGGAGCCCCCCGGGGCTCAGGGAGGGGCGGAGGGAGGGGAGCAGCGGGCAGCGGGGCGCGGGCAGAGCTGGGGGGAGCTGGGCGAAGGGAGAGCAGGAGGCGCTCCGCCCCGACGGGGGCGCGCTGGACCTCTTTCAGAGCGGGGGGGCCCCCAAACCCTGGTCCCCCCCAGACCCTGActccccgcccgcccccgccccggagCGGGCCCTGAAGGACCGCGCACGGGGCCCTGCCCGGGCGCACGCACCGTGAGGCGCCGCGCCGCGTCCACCTCGATCATGCCGCGCAGCAGGCTCTGGCAGTCGGGCGGGATGAAGTGCGGCATGTGGAAGACGCCGCGCTTCACCTTCTCCAGCAGCTGCCGCAGGTTGTCGTCGTCGAATGGCAGCGCCCCCTGCAGGCGGCGCGGGGTCAGGGCGGGCGGACCCACGGGGCAGGGtgtcggggggtgggggcagaggggcggggggtgggccGACGGGGCGCGGGGAGCCTCACCACCAGCAGCGCGAACAGAATCACGCCGCAGCTCCACACGTCTGCCTTGCGGCCGTCGTATTTCTCCCCCTGCGGACAGTCCTGGGGTTGGTGGGGGCGCAGGGCCGGAATTCTTGCGGGGACAGAGGGTCCGGGAGGCTATGGGCCCGGGGCCGGCGCCTCAGACAGGCAGCCAGGCCCCGACCTGGGGGTCTGCAATCACCGGGGCAGGGAGGCCCCTTGTCTggacaggggctggggtgggtggcTACTTACCCGGATCACCTCCGGACAGGCATAGTGGGGCGACCTGAAGGCAAAAGCCGAAGTCAGGGCAGGAGGCTCAGGACGCACCGTACCCTGGCCATCCCACCCCCTGGACTTCTGGGCTGCCCCCCAGAACGGCAGCAGGTGGAGACCGAGGGTGGGGTGACCCCCGCTCCATGCCTCCAGACTCTGCCTGGCATGGATGCCCTACTGGGGAGTTCCAGGGATTTGGTGCCAGTTCTCCCACAACCTCATAGCCTCTGCATGCTCCTGGGAGCCAGGGACCCAAGGAGCCAGCGGGCAGAGGCAGGACCACGGGGCATGCCTTATCCCTGCCCCGGCAGCCCCACGGGGGCGCCGGGCCCCTGCCTTCAGCCCAGGCCGCTGG
The genomic region above belongs to Bos taurus isolate L1 Dominette 01449 registration number 42190680 breed Hereford chromosome 29, ARS-UCD2.0, whole genome shotgun sequence and contains:
- the BRSK2 gene encoding serine/threonine-protein kinase BRSK2 isoform X11; its protein translation is MTSTGKDGGGAQHAQYVGPYRLEKTLGKGQTGLVKLGIHCVTCQKVAVKIVNREKLSESVLMKVEREIAILKLIEHPHVLKLHDVYENKKYLYLVLEHVSGGELFDYLVKKGRLTPKEARKFFRQIISALDFCHSHSICHRDLKPENLLLDEKNNIRIADFGMASLQVGDSLLETSCGSPHYACPEVIRGEKYDGRKADVWSCGVILFALLVGALPFDDDNLRQLLEKVKRGVFHMPHFIPPDCQSLLRGMIEVDAARRLTLEHIQKHIWYIGGKNEPEPEQPVPRKVQIRSLPSLEDIDPDVLDSMHSLGCFRDRNKLLQDLLSEEENQEKMIYFLLLDRKERYPSHEDEDLPPRNEIDPPRKRVDSPMLNRHGKRRPERKSMEVLSVTDGGSPVPARRALEMAQHGQRSRSISGASSGLSTSPLSSPRVTPHPSPRGSPLPTPKGTPVHTPKESPAGTPNPTPPSSPSVGGVPWRTRLNSIKNSFLGSPRFHRRKLQVPTPEEMSNLTPESSPELAKKSWFGNFISLEKEEQIFVVIKDKPLSSIKADIVHAFLSIPSLSHSVISQTSFRAEYKATGGPAVFQKPVKFQVDITYTEGGAAQKENGIYSVTFTLLSGPSRRFKRVVETIQAQLLSTHEQPSAQHLSDTTNCMEMMTGRLSKCGIIPKS
- the BRSK2 gene encoding serine/threonine-protein kinase BRSK2 isoform X1; amino-acid sequence: MTSTGKDGGGAQHAQYVGPYRLEKTLGKGQTGLVKLGIHCVTCQKVAVKIVNREKLSESVLMKVEREIAILKLIEHPHVLKLHDVYENKKYLYLVLEHVSGGELFDYLVKKGRLTPKEARKFFRQIISALDFCHSHSICHRDLKPENLLLDEKNNIRIADFGMASLQVGDSLLETSCGSPHYACPEVIRGEKYDGRKADVWSCGVILFALLVGALPFDDDNLRQLLEKVKRGVFHMPHFIPPDCQSLLRGMIEVDAARRLTLEHIQKHIWYIGGKNEPEPEQPVPRKVQIRSLPSLEDIDPDVLDSMHSLGCFRDRNKLLQDLLSEEENQEKMIYFLLLDRKERYPSHEDEDLPPRNEIDPPRKRVDSPMLNRHGKRRPERKSMEVLSVTDGGSPVPARRALEMAQHGQSKAMFSKSLDIAEAHPQFSKEDRMAGAGAQGSRSISGASSGLSTSPLSSPRVTPHPSPRGSPLPTPKGTPVHTPKESPAGTPNPTPPSSPSVGGVPWRTRLNSIKNSFLGSPRFHRRKLQVPTPEEMSNLTPESSPELAKKSWFGNFISLEKEEQIFVVIKDKPLSSIKADIVHAFLSIPSLSHSVISQTSFRAEYKATGGPAVFQKPVKFQVDITYTEGGAAQKENGIYSVTFTLLSGPSRRFKRVVETIQAQLLSTHEQPSAQHLSDTTNCMEMMTGRLSKCGSPLSNFFDVIKQLFSDEKNGQAAQAPSTPAKRSAHGPLGDSAAAGPGPGGDAEYPAGKDKARTGLPAARREQP
- the BRSK2 gene encoding serine/threonine-protein kinase BRSK2 isoform X4 produces the protein MTSTGKDGGGAQHAQYVGPYRLEKTLGKGQTGLVKLGIHCVTCQKVAVKIVNREKLSESVLMKVEREIAILKLIEHPHVLKLHDVYENKKYLYLVLEHVSGGELFDYLVKKGRLTPKEARKFFRQIISALDFCHSHSICHRDLKPENLLLDEKNNIRIADFGMASLQVGDSLLETSCGSPHYACPEVIRGEKYDGRKADVWSCGVILFALLVGALPFDDDNLRQLLEKVKRGVFHMPHFIPPDCQSLLRGMIEVDAARRLTLEHIQKHIWYIGGKNEPEPEQPVPRKVQIRSLPSLEDIDPDVLDSMHSLGCFRDRNKLLQDLLSEEENQEKMIYFLLLDRKERYPSHEDEDLPPRNEIDPPRKRVDSPMLNRHGKRRPERKSMEVLSVTDGGSPVPARRALEMAQHGQRSRSISGASSGLSTSPLSSPRVTPHPSPRGSPLPTPKGTPVHTPKESPAGTPNPTPPSSPSVGGVPWRTRLNSIKNSFLGSPRFHRRKLQVPTPEEMSNLTPESSPELAKKSWFGNFISLEKEEQIFVVIKDKPLSSIKADIVHAFLSIPSLSHSVISQTSFRAEYKATGGPAVFQKPVKFQVDITYTEGGAAQKENGIYSVTFTLLSGPSRRFKRVVETIQAQLLSTHEQPSAQHLSDTTNCMEMMTGRLSKCGSPLSNFFDVIKQLFSDEKNGQAAQAPSTPAKRSAHGPLGDSAAAGPGPGGDAEYPAGKDKARTGLPAARREQP